Part of the Carassius auratus strain Wakin chromosome 8, ASM336829v1, whole genome shotgun sequence genome is shown below.
CGAATGAGGAAAGACGATGTTAATGCGTGTTTGGTTCGCCATCTATCGGCAACTGTGCCTCATTACAGTGTCTTTACAATGTCTTCAGTCTACAAACCCTGCAGATAAAAGAATATTGAActcaaacattttcattatttactttcCATCATGTTGTTCCCAACATGCACGAGTTTCTGTGGAACACATAAAAAGATGCTAATAAGAACGACAGCTTCAGTCACCATACACTTTAACTGCActtgtaaaataaaaagtgaacgGTGACTGAAACTGTCTTTTGTCTAACATCTTGTTGTGTGCTGCATTTAGTCATATGGTTGAATggttcagggtgagtaaatgacagaattgccATTTCGGAGGAGGTGGGGATGTATTGTGGCTAGTTCCATTTCTTACCTTGGCACTAAAGATCAACTAATGGTTTTATCTTCCATATATATATCCATGTAGGAGATTTTCACCCTAACTTCAACAagttaatctaaataaaaaacacaatatgaCTTATGCATTATAATGAGATTATGTGCAGGCTGAGGGCCTGGGTAACACCTGAACATGAATTTATGTTATTTCCTAAACTACTATTCTCATATACTCATGGACGTCATGAAAGTTCTGGGCTCAAAGAACCTTCATTCATGGAACAAGAACTTTCTGTTTTCAACATCTTTAAAACCACTTGAGACTGTTTTTTGCCTAACATGGTAAAGCTCACAAAGagcttttgttaatttaaatttgttatttttatatattcatacaagtgttttattttttataatcatcaaggaataaaaaaagttaatcagcataattgtctttaaaattaacaataataataaaaatgtttctcaagcagcaaatcagcatattagattagatagatataaacatttctgaaggaccatgacactgaagactcaagTAAGgactgcagaaaattcagctttcccatcaGAGGAATTAAATACGTTagaagtataataaaatataaaacagatctttttaacaatattactgtattttggataatttaaATGCAGCCTAGCTGAGCATAAGACTTCTGTCAAAGCTAACAATCCTACAGACTCCAATGAatggtatacacacacacacacacacacagagagatataAACACTaactaataatgtaaataaagcaCTGATTGATTGTTTCGAATCAAAAAGATCCTCTGGGACAGGTGTGCTCTTCATTCAGTCTTTATTATAGATTTAGAAAGATCCGAAAATTAGACTGAAACCTGAATAAGAGAATAAGTCTGCGTGAGAAGCATCAAGGCTGACACCTAGGAACCATGAGAAAACAGATCAACAATTACTAGAAAACTTTAAAGAAAATGAGTTAAAAATATAAGTTTAAATTTCAGGGACCATAATCAAAAATTTTAACGTTAAATAAAACTCGAGCCACATTGTGTAGACAatctgtgttttataaaaacaggTCCATAATGCAAGCTCATAATTTAGAGTGCAACACTCTAAAGCCAACACATATAGACAGATCATTAAAGTACAGATGAGGAAAAGGGTACAACAGGGGACAGAATCAGATTCTGTATTGCTATTATCATTTCAAACTATTCTGAACAAAAATATCTTTGAAATGACTGTATCCGACTTTCTCCTCACTGTGCCTCCACCTATGAAATCATCATGACTGAAACAGGAAATCAAAGGGCCACAACCTTATCATTGAAAGCAAGACCTTGAATAAGATATCACACATTCTTCGAAAAGTAACACATTTTGCATAAACATTCTTCACCTTTAGCAATCCTGCCCTTGATGTTCCAGACATTCTTTTGATGCATTACATCagtaagcagcaaaaaaaaatccCATCTTCTGCCCAATAAATATGAGGAATCTTGCCTTTTTTCTGTTactaggccaaaaaaaaaaataataataataataataggaggCAACCCATAAACATTTTCAGAGTCTGccatatatttaaaaactgaatcCCAGAAACCATTAGAGCATTTATTCAAAAGGATACTTCCCAAAAACCTGACACAAGAGGGAGAGAAGATATTCTTGTTTTTACAAAGCAAAAGTACTGGAGCACTGCAGATGATATGAATCAGGCTAATCCAAGGTTTTTTTTGTACAGATGAAAAACGGAGTACGGATGTCTTTGTCATTTAGTTTaggtaatgtgttcatttagtgaCAACTCCTCGTTTGTGTGTATAAAACATTAGCAAGAtaatgtgcgtgtgtttgtgtgagatgtCTCCAGTAGCATTTGTGATTGTAAGGAtaaactgaactctgcaggacaaaaACAAGGATTGTGTTTGTGTCTTTTTGGGTTAGGAATGGGTCGAAGCATCTTCAAAACTTATGATGCTGGACTCCTGTTGTCCCGTAGGATTTTGTGTGGCGTTGGGTGCTGGTGGCAAAGTCTCTCGGCTTGAAAGGAGTGGAGTGTCTGTTCGcacctcctcatcttcatcatcctcctcgtCTTCCATGCTGGGCCAAGCCGACTGGTCTTCTACACGCTTCAGACGCTCATTCAGAGCTTTCAAAGCAATTTGCCTttagggaaaaacaaaaaaatgaaccgATTTTGCTATTTGCCAATAAACAGACATGGATACATCAACACTGAGAACGATTAGACTGGTCTGTGTCAAATTGACTTACTGTATAAGCTCTAGAAATGCACAATATGGCAGTACCATATTGGGCCTTGGTCAATATTagagatttgttttaaatgtattcaacaattaattaaataaagttgaagttaaaatataactattagatgaaaacaaactttaaagtactaaaataactaaaactgaaataaaaacaaatgaaagacaATGCATagagtaaaaataacaaatgacaaaTACGTTTACCAAAATtagtaaaatactaaataaaatattagtttaagTCGtagaatttttaaaaatatatattttcagttttcatatcatttttaattatttgggattaattataaaatattaataaacactataattgtatataaatattaaaataactaggtaactaaaaaaaaaaaactgttcatactctacataaaaaaaattcttaaacacatttgtagcatttaaacaatacatttttgtttcaaattggaagaaattgtatataaatgttaatataaaccaacacatgaaaataaatatcagCCGCTCTTAATTAAATGAACCTACCTCCGCCTTTCTGCGTCTTGTGGGTCTGTGCCTGGTAGGCTGATGGTAATGGAGGATGGAGCCCCGACATCATATCGCTTCACCATCTTACGACAAACTTTTATCTTCACAAGGGCAGCGTGCACAAGCCCAGCTGCAAAGCCAACGGCCGGCTGGAGTGCCTCTGGGAAGAACGAGGCGAAGGCAAAGTGGTCTGACATGTCTCCACGCCCCCTAGAGTGCCTCTGGTAGAAGCGCAGGTAAACCCACCCGGACAGAGCACCGTACCCGCATGCTGCTAGTGGAGCTGAAGTGTCCAGCAGCCCTCCTAGCCGCAGGACAGCTATTGCAAGTAAAGCTAGCGCCGGGGCGGCTTTCAAACGTACTTGAGGAACTCGAAGCACTGTTGTGTCTCCTGCAGTCTGCCTCAGCGCTACAAGAACGCCCCCCAGAAAAGCAGGTGTGCCGTACACCCGCACGGCAAACAGGTAGTCCAGGTCAAAGGTGGCAGCGTAGGTGAGAAGATAAGAGAGTCCAGATAGGAGACCGGCTGCTACATTTACCACAGCGAAGAAGATCAGCAGCTCCAGCGCTCCCCATAATGGCTCCAAAAGCCGTCCAGCGACCATCACAGTAGCAATGTTCACTGCCACGCCGAGAATGTTTTGCTCCACCACTGCATGGGTCAGAAGTGTCCAAATCCAGAAGTTTGGTGGAAAGAGGAAACCAGGTGTGACGCCAAGCAGGTAAGGGGTGTTAGCAGCCCAGGAGAGCAGGTACATCAGGATCACTGTGGCACATATGGACTTGACCACCACGCTTGTGCTCGCGAGGGCACTCAAAAAGTGCTGCCGTGCCACTGGCAGGTAACGGTTCATCCTGACAGATTCGAGTCCTCAGTTGTAAACGCTCCGGAAATAGCAAGCCTAAGAAATCAGCAGCTTAGGTCAAATATGAGGGACACAACCAGGAGATGAAGCCCAGACATCAACATGCAAGAAGTGTGACCTCGTCAACAGAGGTTCTGCAACATAAGCTACTTTGGGATGGTGTCTTAGATGAAGATTGTGGAGAGTAAACTACAGTACTACCTCACACTGGTCTTACAGGTGATTGCAAAACTTGTGGTGAAATAAGTAGATCTTATCCTCCCTCAAAGAACGAAGAACTGTTGCTTTAAATAATATTGTTACCtagttaataatacaaatattcttCTGTACCTTCCAGAATgcgtacaaaatatttttttaaactaaagctGTTGTCAAGGTAACGTTTACTTTCTAACTGAATAAATAGTTGACCTTACTGACAAAACATTTTGACTATCTACCTACTCGGGTCTTACTGTTCGGAGttgttaatatataattcatcacTTATGCGTTTCTATCAGGGTCACCTGAGCTACTCTAACGTTACCTGTTTATCGACACCGTCTGCTAACACTTCATAAACCTCACCTCCTCGATTTGTTTTAACACATTTTCATGTCAGTTTGACAGTTTCATGTCTTATATAAGTCTTTGGTCTTAGTTCAGGCACTTGCCGTTTGTTTTAAGGGTAAAACACGCGAAGAAAGACGAGCTATGAAGAGCTTTCTCTCCGGTGGCATGTCCTCTTAGACCGGCCTGGAGTCGCAGTTCAGTCCGAGGATCTCCTCTCACAACAGGCCTCCAGGTAGCAGGTTTGTAGCCAGTAAGCGTGAATTCGAAACAAGCGTCCCGgctgttctttttaacatccTAACGTCGACATTTCTTCTGAATAAACCtagtgttttgttatttaagaGTGTGGCGTTTCCAGCAAACAGCCACAAAGCACAAACATCAGATTTGCAAACGTCACCGTTCAGATTTGCGACTGGGCGTGTCGTTTACGGCACTGTTGGGCTAAGACTGCTGGGATATGTAGTTTTACCCAATGAACACGAAAGCAAGTCGTTTTTTTTAACAGCTACTTTCACCTAATCAGTGATTATTTTTAAGCAACCAGCAGTATGGATTTTAATACTAGAAATACAATAGTGACTGGTAGCTACAAGCTGATACAAATGAGCTATTTGTTATTTTGCTGCTAGTCACTATTCCATAAGTGACAACTCATTTTTCCATTGTTCCCGTGTGACGTTTACCAGTATTGGATGCATTTTCGTTGGTGAAATTCAGTCATTAATCCAATGAGATCAGGAATTTCGTGGACGACTTTCCCACGCAGATGTAGCAACATGTTCaaggttattaataataataataataataattaaagaaagacACTAATCACTATTGGACAAcgtaactgaaaaataaaaataaatattagttataagcaaaaaatgtCAAATGCTTGTCAAATGACAAGACAAATCAAATGCGTTGTCCTATCTAGTCCACTAGATGGCGGACAAAAGTCACCTTACACAGGATTCTTCGAGCCCAGTATCTTGCATTCCGTCAGAGTCTGAAAAGGTTATTCAATTACACAGAGGGCGTGACCTCAGTTGTGATAAACACCATGTACAAAAAGATCTCGGCTGCTCCTTCACTTGTTCTCACCTGTAGTTCTGGGGTCTCGCAGACCCGCTGGGATGCTGACAGGTGTTGTTGCACATATCGTGTCCTCACAGAGCAGACAGTGATATTTAAGCCAGCAAGGATAACATGTTCTCACCCTCTCACGCACAAAACAATTCCTGACGTCTAGAAAGGTTGAGctcttccacaaattcagtaggcctatgttttAAATGTCAATGGTTTATGTCCAGTCATCTGTTCTGCCAGCACATTCACATTTATCTATCATGGCAAATACTTTCCATTGACTTGCCAACTTATGTACTgagctaatgttttttttctcccctccaATCCTAAatcattaaattgtaaaaatcattgttaattatttgtgtttgtggaACATCTGGTATCCAAAATGTTTTAATGCCCAAGGATCGTTTGGACCTAATccttaaatgcttaatttaattagtaattttttttatatttcccaaACCTAAACCTAACAGAAATCTTTATttggattttaaaataattatttagtatCATAAAGCCATTGTCCAACCACTGACTGCTGGccataaagctgaaataaaaaaatatgaaaaaagttaaaaatgttacaatttctagttaaatatttttaagctaaagcactaaaatgaataaagctgaataaaaagcaAAGTAGACATAATGtgctaaaatatttaatcaattattaaaatttaaactgcatttaaatgaaaacagaaaatatgaaaatataagttaaatcaaaatataaatacaataattgtGTAAAAATAATTCTTAACACTGAGCAGAAtcaatttttcatactgtatattataatgcTGTAAATAAATTAACTCACATCAAAttcttttttagatttatatgtttttttgaaGAAACAACTAATTTTAATATCGGACAACATCATTCAAGATGAGATAATTTGCACCCCACAATGTAAAACCCAAACACACACTAACTCAGggatattttctattttctatttcctTAACCTAACCCTAGCAGAAACCTTCATTTAGATTTTCATTACATCATTATTTAGTATGTTCATAAAGCCATTTTCCTTATGAGGACTGGCTTCTGCTCAAccgccccaaacacacacacactgaatactAAGCAGGACCTTTCTACAAATTCAATATGTCATATTTCTAGGAAAAGGAAAGCTGTGACCCTCTAACTGCactctttaatttttattgcattatgaAGGAGATCTGTCTCCTGTCTCACTTGTCTCCAGTGCAACAATTACCCAGCACACCTAAGCATGACAAATTAACACCTGGTGAATACACTTGGTTAGGAGACACAAATGCATGTTGTGCATTTCAATGTGAGAGAAGGACTCAAGgagaaaagacaaagaaagaTAATGGGGAGGGGAGAGATCAATGTCACTGAAAATTGCAGTCTTTCCGAGACTTTGAATATACACATGCAAACACATGCGGAAACACACTTACACTATCTGTTCTCTTCAATTCTGTCAGTCCCAGATTACACAGCATCTTTTCATCTGTCATCCAGCACTTATCACACTACTCATCTGTTGTCCTCATCACTCGTTAGCTGCTGTCAGTC
Proteins encoded:
- the LOC113107265 gene encoding transmembrane protein 115-like, producing MNRYLPVARQHFLSALASTSVVVKSICATVILMYLLSWAANTPYLLGVTPGFLFPPNFWIWTLLTHAVVEQNILGVAVNIATVMVAGRLLEPLWGALELLIFFAVVNVAAGLLSGLSYLLTYAATFDLDYLFAVRVYGTPAFLGGVLVALRQTAGDTTVLRVPQVRLKAAPALALLAIAVLRLGGLLDTSAPLAACGYGALSGWVYLRFYQRHSRGRGDMSDHFAFASFFPEALQPAVGFAAGLVHAALVKIKVCRKMVKRYDVGAPSSITISLPGTDPQDAERRRQIALKALNERLKRVEDQSAWPSMEDEEDDEDEEVRTDTPLLSSRETLPPAPNATQNPTGQQESSIISFEDASTHS